The Eptesicus fuscus isolate TK198812 chromosome 16, DD_ASM_mEF_20220401, whole genome shotgun sequence DNA window TGGaccctttaaaaagtatttgttagAGCAGCTGACATTTCCCCCTTGGAACTGTTACTTCTTGTGGGATGGGACAGGAATGCTtctctcctgcatgtccctgtTATTCTTCTTCTGTCATGATAAACACCGTCCAGGAAGAGTGGACTTTCTTTGGCCTGGAGCCAGGTGGATGGAGAAATTCTTTGCCCTGGGCCCCCTCTATGGTCCCTAGGGCAGTTCCCTTTTCTGATGGGGCTCACTAACCCAGCGGTGGTGCCCCTGAAGGGAAATGCAAGATGATGGAACTCTGAAAGGAAAGGCGGGTGCGTGTGCCATCATTTCCTGATTCACACAGGCAGTGTTtgctccaggcactgtgctgggcaccttGAAGGTGCTCTCGAACTCCTCACCAGCTCAGCTTTAGCACCTGCAAAACCCAGAGAGGTGAAGCGGTTCACTCAGGGTCACCGGGTAACCCTGAGCTTTCTGATACCAGAGCCCAGGATCGAGGCATTCCAGACTTTGGGGGAATTAGTGCTTTCTGCCCATCTACAGACAAGAGAGCAAGCGTTGTCCAGCAAGAAATGTTCAtgtgtaaagataaaaaaataaataaataaacatttaaaaaagcgaaataaaaaaaaaaaagaagaaaaatgttcacATCTGCTTTCTGCTTTCATGTGAACTAGGCCTGGCAGGGGGCTTACTGTCCCATCCCAATTTTATTTCAATCTCTACAAACTGGAGTCAGATGTTTGGTCACAAATAGAAGCCGCTGCCCTTTCTATACCAGCGGTACAGCTTTAGGAAACCCGGCAGGGCTGCTTCCTCTTTTCTGATTCCTGACAAGTTAGAAGACTCCGGGTGCCGGGGAGTCCTGTTGCTTTAAGCCTGAGCCTGGGTTTGGGAGGAgactgggagggcagaggagggtgcCCGCCTACCTGGGGGAACCTGCGTGAGGTGTGGCTGGAGCAGCTCGGGCTgtcaggtggggagggaggggggaggcgggctgAAAGTTGGAGCAGGAAGTGAACCCAGGGCCGCCCTCGGAGGAGACAGACTAGGCGAGTTCTGCTGCTGACTGGCCTGAGCTGCTGAGACATGGTGAGTGAGCTGGGAACTAGGAAGGGGGTGATTTAAAGACAAGCTGGAGGGGCTTGGGGATCAGGAAAGCTGAGAAGGTGGCAAGTTAGAGGGCTGGGCCAGCGCTGACAACTAACTGCAAATAGCTCTGAGCTGCTGAAATTGGTGTTCCTGCTTCttctctaaccctctcccctccccccgacctCAGTGCCGGCTGGGCCTAGAGCTGGGCCTCGGTGCGAGTGAGGAATGCGAATTCCAGGCAAGGAGTTGTCTGAGGGGCCCTTCATCTCCTCCCCCAGTTCCCgccaccctcccaccccgccccagcagGTGATGTGACATTCCTGGGCAGCGCTGCTGTTTCCCAGTGTAGATTCCGGCTCAGCTCCCCCCTCTGCCTTTCGCTTTACCCTATAGACTCTATAGTATAGAGAAACCCAAAGCATTTGTCTCTCTGAGTCCCAGGAGTTGGCCCCCTCTTTATACACATAAGGAAGAACTAAGAGTTTGTAAAAGAACCAGAACTTGGTTCTCTGTGATAATCTACTGTGGATCCACACCCTGCCCTGTTTTTGGAGATCCAGTgggtctggggagggaggagcttaATAACGTTTTCTCTTCCTTGTTCAAAAACCTTATCATGAAGCCTGGGGGTGAGGCATTAAGCAGGGAGGACTTGCCCTCCATTTCCCCCAGTGCCCAGGCTGCTGTTTTTACTTAATATCAACTTAACTGGTGATTGTTTGGTTCCtgtacaagcatgtcaaactcaaaggctaacaggggCCCAATAAAGGAGGCGTGTGGCCCGCCGGCagtgagtttgacatgtttgcacATGGTGCTAAGAGGGATTGGGGAGAAGCAGAAGTTGTGGCCCAACGGCTCGCTGTCATGGGCCTTGTGAGGAACTTGGAGCCTGGCTGCTGGTGCTCTGGGTCACAGCAATTGGGCTGCCCAGGCGGCCGGTGCCAGAACAGCTCTCCAGCCACCcccggggagagagggagggttgCGCCAGGTGAGGGTGTTCTTCCGGCCAGCGcagacattttttgttgttgttgttaatcctcaccagaggacttttttcccattgatttttagagagaatggaagggagggggagagacacagagagagaaacatccaagggaattgagcctgcaactgaggtgcatgccctttaccagaatcaaacctgggacccttcagtccttgggccgaagctctaaccactgaacaattaGTTAGGGCCAGtacagactttttttctttttctttttttaaatatatattttattgatttttttacagagaggaagggagagggatagagttagaaacatcgatcagctgcctcctacacaccccctactgaggatgtgcccgcaacccaggtacatgcccttgaccggaatcgaacctgggacccttcagtccacaggccgacgctctatccactgagccaaaccggttagggcaagcacAGGCGTATTTAATGAGGACACGGTAGGATCTGGGAATTGGTAAATGGTGGGGTTTTGCATTTTGCAATGTCAGCTCAGCTGTCTACTCTGAACTTCTTTGAGGAGCAAGGAAGTAGTAGAGAGGAATCCAGTGGTGTGCTTCTTTTCATTGGCAGAGGCCCTGAGAACCTGAAAACATTCTGTTTGTAAACAATTCAAGCAGTGCAAAGAGCTAAAGTCCACCTGAGGCCTTCCCCTCCTCCGGCCTCTGATGCTGAGTCTCAGTGCCTCTGCCACTTGGCTTAATTAACCCCTGTGTGCTGCCCAGGAGGAGGCCAGTGGAGGTGTAGGACATGATCGAGTGCGGAACCTGCAGAGTGAGGTGGAGGGAGTCAAGAACATTATGACCCAGAATGTGGAGCGGATCCTGGCCCGAGGAGAAAACTTGGACCATCTTCGCAACAAGACAGAGGATCTGGAAGCCACAGTGAGATGGGGAGCCCACTGGGgacaagaggaagagagggagggaggatctTTGGGAATTTGGGGGTCGGTGTTGTTGGGAGCAAAATGAACAGGAGGGAAGTCTGCCTCTTCACCTGTTTTGGGAATTGAAGTTAGCTGAGTCCTCGCTTCTGATCCTGTTCTACTCCACCGATTGGTACTGGTCCAGGGAATAGGTCCAATGACCGGGGTTGGTGGGCGGGGGCTGACCCATGGAGGCATTTTCTAAGAATCCAAGCATTCTTAGGCTTCTCTCCTTCGAAGGTGATTTTCCTTTTGAAAGCTGCCCTTGACAGTCATTTGAACCTGACCTCCCCGGGGCAAAATATTGGCTTTGGAAAATCCCCTTAAGGCCCTTTGGCCTTCTCCGGGAGTGAAAACTGCTAGAGTCTTGCTGCGTCAGCTTTAAAAagaagctgggaagagaagtgacATTCTTTGATGGAGTCCTCTGTGAGCTGAAGGCTAGAATAACATCTCCCACACATCTGCTCGAcctcattcttctctctctccagccagGTGCTCAAGAAGGGAGTTCCTCTAAAGTTCAACAAAGGCTGGGGCCTAAAGTTCCTTGTCCATGGGGACACACTGGCTGGGGCTTTCTGAGTCCTATGTGTAATCTTGGGCACAGCTCTCTTGTCTTCTTTGGACTTAGTGCTTCTTTCCACAGCCTAACCTGTGGAGCATGAAACGTAGTTACTGCAGCTCCAGTTTGGAGAGAAAGCACATTCCCTCACTTCCAACCACCATATTGCCCTGGCCCCTCTCCTCCAACTTCAGCAGTCCCCAGGGGGGCAAGGAATCGTGGGACCTGACTCTGTTCTCCTTGGCCCCAGTGTCTGCCCTCCGAAGGGGTGGATTGTGCTGCCAGTGTCACACCCCTGGGTGTGAGCATGTGTGAAAGTCCCCACAATGTGCATGGCAGTGCAGGGGTAAGAAGAGAAGGGGGtaggcaggtggccagggggagTCCAAGATTTCTAAATTTAAACTTGGCCCACCAGATGGTTATGAAGGTATGTTTGTCAAGGTAGGAGGACCGGACATTTTCTATGTAACAGTCTGTTACTTCAACTTACCACTTAAATATTTAGATGTATGGCG harbors:
- the VAMP8 gene encoding vesicle-associated membrane protein 8; translation: MEEASGGVGHDRVRNLQSEVEGVKNIMTQNVERILARGENLDHLRNKTEDLEATSEHFKTTSQKVARKFWWKNVKMIVLICVIVFIIILFIVLFASGVIPS